The nucleotide window CCCGGCGGGTCTGACCCCGGAATTTGCTTCTGGGGTGGACTCGCGCCGTACCGCCCTTTCCCGCCGCGATGACCACATGCTAGAGTCGCCATTTCCGCCAGTTGCGATGTTCTTCCGATGACCAACCCCCACCAGTACGACAGCGACGCCATCGACGCGGTCTACCGCGCCATCCGCGAACGCCGCGACATGCGCCATTTCCTCCCCGACCCGATCGACCCGGAGCAGCTGGCGCGCTTCATCGCCGCCGCGCACAGCGCCCCGAGCGTGGGCTACATGCAGCCGTGGCGCTTCCTGCGCATCACCGATGCCGCGTTGCGGCGCCGGCTGCATGCCCACGTGGACGCCGAGCGCGTGCTCACCGCCGAGGCACTGGGCGAGCGCTCCGGGGAATTCATGCGCCTGAAGGTGGAAGGCATCCTGGCGTGCGGAGAATTGCTCGTGGTGGGACTCGTGGAAGGCCGCGAAAGATACGTGTTCGGCCGGCGCACCATGCCGGACATGGACCTGGCATCGGCCTCCTGCGCGATCCAGAACTTCTGGCTCGCCGCACGCGCCGAGGGCATCGGCGTCGGCTGGGTATCGCTGTTCGATCCGGAGCACGTGCGCGCGCTGTGCGGGATGCCCGACGGCAGCCGCCCCATCGCGCTGCTGTGCGTGGGCCATGTCGACGAGTTCTATCCGGAACCGATGCTCCAGGCCGAGCGTTGGGACAGCCGCCGCGACCTGGGCGAGATCCTGTACGAAAACGCCTGGGGCGTGGCGGCGAAGCGGCCAGCGGCCTGAATCAATCTTCGCCCGCCTGGTGGAACACCAGGTCGTCGACGCGCCGCCCATTGCACAGGTGCTCGCCGATGATGCGGTCCATGTTCTCCGGCGTGACGTTGTAGTACCACGTGCCGTCCGGCTGCACGCACACGATCGGGCCGCCCTTGCAGGCGGCGAAGCAGCCGACGCGGCTGCGCTTGACGCGCAGCTCGCCGGTGGTCAGGCCGGCCTCCTTCAGCCGGTCGCCCAGGCTGTCGAACAGTGCCTGCGACGCGCCGTCCGCACTGCAGCGCGGGCCCGTGCACACCAGCAGGTGGCGCCGGTAGCTGCCGATCTTCGGTTTTACTACTTCACCGGCATCGCTCATGCTTCGCCCTCCCCGGCCGGCACGGCTTCGTCTTCCCACGGCTCGGCCAGCGTGGCGGCGATGTAGTCGGCCGGCAAACGGTGGCGTGCGGCCAGCGCCTCGATGGTGGCGCCCGCCGCATGCTCGGCCTGCAGCTGGTCGAGCCAGCCCAGCAAACCCGTCGACAGCGACCGGCCTGCCTTTTCGCCGGCACGGGTTGCGCCACCTTCTTCCATATCGTACTTGTTGGCATAGCCGCGCGGCGTGACCATCAGGCCGTCGCGCACGAACGTGTTGCTGTTGCCGATCAGGACGGTGCTGAGCATGCCGATGTCCGCGTCGGCCATCCGGTCGAGCGTGGTGAACACGATGTTCTCGCGGCGCCGGTAGGCGCTCTTGACGATCGCCACCGGCGTATCGGCCCTGCGGTGGCGCAGGAACAGCCGCTGCGCCTCGACGATCTGGCGCGTGCGGCGGCCGCTCTTCGGGTTGTACAGCGCCACCACGAAGTCGGCCATGGCCACCGCGTCGAGGCGGCGCGCGATGGTCGGCCATGGCGTCAGCAGGTCCGACAGCGAGATGGCGCAGAAGTCGTGGGTCAGCGGCGCGCCCACCAGCGCGGCGCAGCTGTTCAGCGCCGACGCGCCGGGCACGATCTCCACCTGCACGGGATCGTCCGGCGTCCAGCCCGACTGGAACAGCACTTCGTAGGTGGGCCCGGCCATGCCGTACACGCCGGCGTCGCCCGACGAGATCAGTGCCACCTTCTTGCCGGCACGTGCCGACGCCAGCGCGCTGACGGCGCGGTCGAGTTCCTCGGTCATCGACTTGCGGATGATTTCCTTGCCGTCGAGGAGATCGGCGACCAGCTTGATGTAGGTGACGTAGCCGATCACCACGTCGGCTTCGGCGATGGCCGCGCGGGCCCGTGCGGTCATGTGGTCCACGCTGCCGGGGCCGATCCCCACCAGCATGATCTTGCCGGCGGCGGCCGGCGGCCGTATTCCGGACGACAAGGACGAGCCGGACGATTCGGCCAACCCGGATAGTGTGGATACTGCGGATACTGCGGATACTGCGGATACATCGTTCATGGTGTTCTCCTGGCGATCGAGACGGTGGCATGCCGGCCATCGGCGCCCCGGTGTTTGTGTTTTTCGACGACCAGCGCCGTCATCGGCGTGCCCGCCCCGGCGGCCAGCAGCGCGGCCGCTTCGCTGACCGACGGCGTGCCCGTATGGCGCAGTACCGTGGCCGACGGATGCGGCACCGGCACGGCGGCCAATTCCGCGGCCGCATAGAAGTGCAGCGGCCAGCCGTATTCCCCGGCGATGGCCAGCAGCGCGGCCTCGTCCCGCTTCAGCGTGATCGACGCCGCCGCCGTCACCTGCGCGGGCACCGCGCCGGCCGCGAGCAGCGCGGCCTGGACGGCTTCGCGCACGGTCTGCAACGCCACGCCGCGGTCGCAACCGAGGCCGACGGCATAGGTTTCCACGGTGCTGCTCACGGCGCGCCGTCCACGGGCGGGCGGTACACGACGAGGCGCTCGTGCAGCGCTTCCCACTGGCCGGGCGGCACTTCGGCATGGGTCACCCACAGCAGCGCCGCGTAGCGCTCCAGCGGCACGTCGGCAAAGGAGGTGAAGCGGTGGATGTTGTCCGGCAGCGGCGTGGGCCGGGTCCACCAGTGCGGGCTGCCCGCTTCCTGCACGAAGGCGACCGGTTCGCCGTTGACGACATGGGCGGAGACCCGCGTGACATTGATCTTCGGCGCTTCCACGCGCCAGCCCAGGTGGCGGCCGAGGATATCGACCGGGATCGTGCGGCCGACGTCGGAAGCGGTGGTCAGCACCGACACCGCGCCGAGCAGCGCGGCCACGCGCTCGCTCCATTCGTTGGCACCGCCCACGTGGCCGGACAGCACCGGGATCACATACTGGCCAGCGTCGTCGACCACGATCACGCCGGGGTCCTCGTCCTTGCTGCGCAGGTGCGGCGCGATCAGCCGCACCACCGCGCCCAGCGAAACAAAGAACACCAGCTGGTCGTAGCCGGCGAACAGCGGGCCGATCTCGTCGCGCAGCGCGCCGCCATACGGGTGGATGCGGTTCGGCAGGCCGGCGAAGGCGCCGGCGAACTTCGCTGCCGCGCAGATGTCGGCTTCGGGCAGGTCGGCGGCCAGGCGCGCGGCCTGCGCGGCGCCGTGCTTGGTGATCGCCACCAGGCAAAGGCGAGGTGCGACGTCGTTGCTGGCATTGCTCTCGGTACTGGCAAAATCGGTCATGCGTTCTCCATGTGTGGGACTGGCGGGCCGTCCTTCCTCAGGCAGCCCTTGATGCGTTCGCCGCGGATGCGGTGCGGGTGTTTCACGATCAGCAGCGACAGGTAGCTGACCTTCGTGCCGCGCAGGTCCAGGATGGCGTCGCCGCTGAAGCGCCGCTCGTCCGGCGCGCCCACCCGTTCGATGAAATGGGCGCCGGCCAGCAGCTCGCGCCGCTCCAGCCAGTCGACCAGTTCATCGAGGATCGGCTTCACCTTCATCAGCACCAGCGTGTCGAAGTCCGGCAGCAGCCGGTCCACCGCGCTGACGCCATAGGCGGCCGGCACGATCGCCACCGTGTCGTCCTGCTCGGCGAACGGCACATCGGCCAGCGCGCAGGCGGCCGTGAAGGCATTCACGCCGGCGATGATCTCGACCGGTACGCGCGGGTCCAACGCACGCACGGTGCGCGCCAGGTGGCCGAACGTGGCATAGGTGCTGGCGTCGCCTTCGACCAGGAACAGCACGTCGCGCCCGGCCCGCAGCCAGGGCAGCACGGTCTCGGCGGCGCGCAGCCACGCGCGCGCCAGCTTCTCGCCATCGTGCGTCATCGGGAACAGCAGCAGCGCGTGCTCGTCCGGCGGCGCCAGGCCGGCACGGTGCACGATATCGAGCGCATAGCTGGGCGTCTTGCCGCTGCGCGCCGGGTAGACCCAGACCGCGTCGCGCCGCTCCAACGCGGCCCACGCGGCGCGGGTGATCAGGCCCGGATCGCCGGGGCCCAGCGAGATGCCGAACAGCGTTCCGCTCATGCCGCGCTCCCGGCCCGCTGCGCGCACACGATCCATACCGGGTTCTCGGCCGCCATGCGGTGCATGTGCAGGATCGGCTTGCTGCGCGCGGCCTGCAACTGCACCACGTCCCATGCGAAGTCATTCCCTGCGCCGCCCTCTTCCAGGGCGGCCAGTGCCGCGGTGGCCGTGGCCAGGTTCTCCAGCGTGACGAAATTCATCACCAGCGTGCCGCCGGGGCGCAGCCGCGTCATCACACCCCCGATCAGGCCGGCCAGTTCGCCGCCCGATCCGCCGATGAACACGGCATCCGGGTCGGGCCAGGCATCCAGCCCCTCCGGCGCCTTGCCGTGGTGCAGGCTGTAGTTGGCCACGCCGAAGGCAGCGTGGTTCTGCGCGGCGATCGCATGGTCGGCCTCGTTCTTCTCGATGGCGTACACGTGGCCGTGGGGGCACAGGCGCGCCGCCTCCAGGCCCACCGAGCCCGAGCCGGCGCCGATGTCCCACACCACGCTGTCCGCGCGCAGCTGCAGGCGCGCCAGGCTGACGGCGCGTACTTCCTGCTTGGTGATCAGGCCCTTCTCCGGCTGGCGCTGGACGTACGCCGTGTCCGGCAGGCCGAAGCGCACCGGCCGCGGCGCCGGCGCCACGCGCCACAGCAGCACCACGTTCAGCGGGGCGAAGCGCATGCCGGCCGCATCGGCCATCGGCAGCTCGGCCAGTACGCGTTCTTCCGGCTGCAGCAGGTTTTCCGCCACCGCCATCAGGAAATCGTCGCCCAGGCCCTCGGCCAGCAGCAGCCGGGCGATGCGGTCCGGGCTGTTGTCGGGGCTCGTCAGCACCAGCAGCCGCGCATGGGTGCGCAGCGCCTGCGCCAGCCCGTACAGGCCGTGCTCCGGCGTGGCCCCGCGCCGCCACTCGCCGGCATCCTTCGCATGCACCGAGACGATGGCGGCATCGTGCCAGGCCAGCCCGATGCGCGCGCAGGCCAGCTGCAGCGTCGACAGGTTGGGCAGGATATCGAGCGCCTGCACGCACAGGTGCTGCGCCAGGTACGGGGCGATGCCGTGGCACAGCGGGTCGCCGGTGGCGAGCACCACGCACTGCAGGTGGTCGGCGCGCGCGGCACGCACCCACGCCGGCACGTCCTTCAGGCGGCCGGTCAGGTCGTGGCACACGGTGCCGGCTTTCAGCTCGGGCGCCAAGAGCGCCAGCGTGCGGGCGCCGCCGATCACCACGTCGGCGCTGCGCAGGTGCGCCAGCGCCGTGGCGTTCAGGCTGGCGACGCCATCGTCGAGCACGCCGATCACGCGGCAGGGGTTGGGGTCTTTGTCGTCGGTGTCGATGCGGTTGTCCATGAATGAGGTCCCGGAGTTCAGGTTTCGGTATCGGCGATGTGGGCGACGCCGGTGCGGCCGGCGCTGGCGGGGCGTTCGCGCGGCAATGCCGGGGCCGACCATACGTCCGCCACCAGTTCGCCCGTGAAGTCGCACACCAGCACGCGCAGTTGAAAGGCGCGGCCATAGCGGTCCGGCGCCGTCAGCGTATCGATGGCGGCCTGCGCGAGCGCGCGGTGGAATGCCTCGCCCAGGCCCCTTTCGACCATCAGCTCGGCGCCGAAGCGCGCCGTTTCGGCGGCCGCCATGGCGGCGCAATCTTCCGCGCTGGCGCCGATGCGCCGGCCGATCTCCGCCACCAGGTCGGTGTCGACTTCGCTGCGGTTGGCGTGGGTGATCGTTTCGCCCTGGGCGATCTTGGTCAGCTTGCCCACCATGACGGCCAGCACCACGAGGCCGATGCCCTGCGCCACGGCTTCGTCGAGCGCATAGCGGAGGAAGTCGCCCATCTGCACGAAGCAGGCGGCCGGCAGCGCCGGCCGCTCGCCGCGCAGCGTGGCCATCGCGAACGTTTCGGTGCGCCCGCCCGTCGTCAGCGCCACCATGCCATGGCCGGCGGTGGACGCCACCTGCACGCCCTGCACCACGCTGGCGCGCCAGGCCGCCGTGGAATACGGCTTGACGATGCCGGTGGTGCCCAGGATGCTGATGCCGCCCAGGATGCCCAGGCGCGCATTGGTGGTCTTCTTCGCCATGACCTGGCCGTCGGGCACGCTGATCGTCACCTCGATGCCGTGTTCGGCCAGCAGGCCGGGCGCCGCTTCGCGCAGGTTGTCGGCGATATTTTTGCGCGGCACGGGATTGATGGCCGGCCCGCCCACTTCCAGGCCCAGGCCCTTCATCGTCACCGTGCCGACACCGTCGCCGGCCACCCATGTCACGGCACCGGCCTGGCCCGGCAGCAGGCGCAGGTCGACCGTCAGGTGCGCGCCATCCGTGCAATCCGGATCGTCGCCGGCGAACTTGATCACCATCGCGTGGGCGCGGCCATCGCCGCAGCGGCCGTCGTGCACCGCGAACACCACCCGGCTGCCGTTCGGCAGCAAGGCCTCGACCTCTTCCGGCACGCGGCCGGTGGCCAGGCCCAGCATCGCCGCGCGCGCGGCCGCGGCGGCACAGGCACCGGTGGTGAAGCCGGTACGGGTCCCCCGTTCGGTTGCCGCCTTTTCCTTCACGGGCGCGCCACCGCGGGATTCTTCTGGCGTTCCTCGGCCAGCGCCAGCAGCGCGTGCAGCGCCGCCACCACCAGCGTGGAGCCACCCTTGCGGCCGCGGATCACGATCCACGGCACGTCGCCCACCTGCGCCATCATGTCCTTCGACTCGGCGGCCGACACGAAGCCGACCGGCATGCCCACCACCAGCGCCGGCCGCACGCTTTCCTCGCGGATCAGCCGTACCAGTTCGATCAACGCGGTGGGCGCGTTGCCGATGCCGACGATGGCGCCGTCCAGCAAGCCCAGGCGGTGGGCCTTGCGCATCGCCTGCACGGCGCGCGTGGTGTCCTCGGCCCTGGCCAGCTCGATCACGTCGCCATCGCTGATGAACTGGTGCGTGGCCATGCCGAAGTGCGCCAGGCGCGGCTGCGACAGGCCCGAGCAGATCATCTCCACGTCGGCCACGACCGGTGTGGCGCCCCCCAGCATGGCGCGGATGCCCGCTTCCACGGCGTCGGGATGAAAGTCCGTGAGGCCGTTGAAATCGAAGTCGGCATTCGCGTGGATCATGCGCCGCACAATCGGCCACTGCGCGGCCGTGTAAGCGTGCGGGCCCGTTTCGGCATCGATGATGGCGAAGCTGTCATGCTCGATCACCTGGCCGGCACGGGTCAGCTGCTCGGTGACGGTGTTCACGCTGCTCATGCGGGCACCCCTGCCTTGCCGTGGTCGTGGCCGTGGTGATGTTCGTGGCCGTGCTCATGCTCATGGCCATGACCGTGGTCGTGGCCATGCTCATGCCCATGCTCATGCCCGTGTGCGTGTCCATGATCGTGGCCATCGCCGGCCCCGTGGGCATGGCCATGGTCGGGCCCGGGCGCGTGCGTATGCGCATGCGAATGCCCGTGTCCCAGGTCATGGGCGATCTCGCGGTAGCTGCATCCGTCGCATGGCAGGCGGCTGTCCGGCACGCCGGCGCGCAGGTTCTCCACCCGCTCTTCCATCAGCGCGAAGATTTCCGCCTCGAAGCCGAAATGCTCGGTACACGCGAAGCGCACCTGCGGATACTGCGCGCGCAGGTGCTCGACCTGGCGGTGGATGCGCTGCATCAGCGTGCCCGTGTACAGGTAATAAGGCAGCACGACGACCTGCCGCATGCCCAGCAGCACCTGGCGCTGCACCACCTTTTCCAGGCGCGGCCACGTGATGCCCGTAAAGGCCAGGTCGACCAGCTCATGGTCGCCCTCTTCCAGCAGCCAGCGCGCCATCTTCGCCATGTCGCCATTGGCGCCGCGGTCCGAGGAACCGCGGCCCAGCAGCACCACGCCGGTGGTGGTGGGATCGGGCATGTCGAGCGTGGCCATGGCGCCCCGCAGGCGGCGGCGCAGCACGGTAAGCACCGGGTCGCTGGCGCCCAGGTGCGGCGCCAGCAGGATCTCCGCCTGCGGGCAGGCCGCACGCGCCGCCTCGATCGCCTCGGGAATTTCCATCTTCACGTGCCCTGCGGCATTCAGGATCAGCGGCACCACCAGCACCCGCCGCGCAGCGCGGCCAGCGGCCAGCAGCGCGGCGTTCAGTTCCGGCGGCGCGAACTCGATGAAGCACAGTTCGATGCGCCAGCCAGGCTGGCGGGCACGCCACTGCTCGGTGAACTCGCGGATCTCGCGGTTGCCGGAATCCTCGCGCGAGCCGTGTCCGACGATGAGGATAATCTCGCTTACCTGCGGGGACACCTGCGCGGTCAGCGGCGCGGCCGCCGCGGGCGGCGCCGGCTGCATCATGATGGGTCCGTTCATGCGCTTGCCTTTCTATAACGATGGGTAAAGGTCGGGTCGTACAATTTCGAGCGGGCCAGCGTTTCCCAGTGCAGCGCGCCGAGCGTGGGGCTGGCCACGATCATGGCCTGGCTGGCCACGCCGGCCTCGCGGCAGCGCGCCTTGATGTCGGCCAGCGTGCCGCGCAGGATCTTTTCCTCGCCGGGCCAGCTGGCCTTGTGCACCACCAGCACCGGCGAATCTTCCGGCCAGCCAGCCGCGCGCAGCGCCGTTTCCACCTTGTGCAGCAGCGTGATCGACAGGAAGATGCACAGCGTGGTGCGGTGCGCGGCCAGGCTGGCCAGGTCTTCGCCTTCCGGCATCGGCGTGCGCCCCGCCACGCGCGTGAGGATCACGGTCTGCGTGACTTCGGGCAGCGTCAGCGATTCGCCGGCGGCGGCCATCGAGGCCATCGCCGATGACACACCAGGCACGACGGCCCACTCGATACCGGCCGCGCCCAGCGGGCGGGCCAGTTCGATCAGCGCGCCGTACAGGCCCGGATCGCCCGTCTGCAGGCGCACCACCGTGCGGTGCAGGGCCGCCTGTTCGACCAGCCAGGCCGTCATCTCTTCGAGCGTCATGTCCTTCGAATCGCGGATCGTGCAGTCCGCCGGCGCGTACAGCGTCACGGCGCGGTCGACCAGCGAGCCGGCGAACAGCACGGCGCCCGCTTCGCCGAGCAGCCGGCGGCCCTTGACGGTGACGAGTTCCGGATCGCCCGGGCCGGCGCCGACGAACCACACTTTGCCGGGGTTTTCAATGGTCATGCGGTGTTCTCCAGGATGGTCGAGGTGGCCGGCAGCGCGCGTAGCGCTTCCAGCAGCGCCGGCAGGCTGCGCGGCGCCGGGGCCGGCGGCAGCACGCCGCGCGCCGCCAGTTGCGCATGCAGCGCGAAGGCCAGCGGCACGCGATGGCCGGCGGCCTGCAGCAGGTCGGCACGCGCGGCCAGCTGCCCCGCTGGTGCGGAGGCGATGCAGCGGCCGGCGGCCAGCAAATGGATATCGTCGGCCCACGCGAAGGCGAAATCGACGTCGTGGGTGGTGAGCAGTACCGTTACGCCGCGCGCGACAAGCCGGTCCAGCAGCGCGGCCAGGCTGGCCTGCATCGGCGCATCGAGCCCCGCCATCGGTTCGTCGAGCAGCAGCACTTCCGGCTCCATCGCCAGCACGCCGGCGATGCACACGCGCTTCTTCTGGCCGAAACTCAGGTGATGCACGGCGCGGCCGGCGTAGTCGCGCAAGCCGACGGCATCGAGCGCGGCATCGACACGGGCCGCCACGGTGGCGGCGTCGAGGCCCAGGTTGAGCGCACCGAACGAGACGTCTTCGCCGACGTGGGCGGCGAACAGCTGGCGCTCGGGGTCCTGGAAGACCAGGCCTACACGGCGCCGCAGCCCGGCCAGTGCGGCGCGGCTGTAGCCGACGGGCTGGCCGTCGCAGCGCAGTTCCCCGGCACACGGCCGCAGCAGGCCGTTCAGGTGCCGCAGCACGGTCGACTTGCCGGCACCGTTCGCGCCCAGCAGCACGTGGCGGCGGCCGCGGCCGAGCGCCAGCGTGCAGCCGCGCAGGCCGGTGCCGCCATCCGGATAGACGTGATCCACGCCGGCCAGTTCGAGCACGGGATGGTCCGTCACCAGCGGTCTCCCAGCGCCAGCGCGACGAGCAGCGCACCGGCCAGCAGCGCCAGCGCGTTCTGGCGCCGCGCCCGGGGGAATGCGGCGGGCAGGAAACGCAGTGTGCCGGTATAGGAACGGGCATCCGCGGCCACCTGCAGCGCAGCCGCCCGCAGCCAGACCTGCTGGGCGACATGGCCGGCCAGCAGGCCGGTCGAACGCCATGTTTGTACCCATCCATGGCGCCAGCCGGGATAGCCCAGGCGCGCGCGCTGCGCCTCCACACCGTCGTCCCAGGCGCGGCGCAGCACGAACAGCATGCGGTAGCACAGCGCCATCAGGTCGAGCAGCACCTCCGGCGTGCGCAGGCGGCGCAGCAGCGACAGCAGGTCGGGCAGCGGCGTGGTCAGCACGAAGCCCAGCAGCGCCGCCAGCACGGCCAGCGCCCGCAAGCCCGCGTGCACCGCCACCGGCACCATCGCGCCATTCCACTGCCAGTTGCCATGCACGCCGGGGCCGACCGGCAAGGTGGCGCAGGCCAGCAGCAGGAAACCGAGCGGTGCCCGTGCCACCGCCAGCCAGGTGCGCAGCGGCACGCGTGCGCCGAGCAGCGCAGCGAGCATCGGCAGCAGCGCCAGGACCGCCAGCGTGGCGGGCCGGCAGGCGATCCATGCGGCAGCGATGCCCGCCAGCGCGAACAATGCCTTGGCCGATGGCGCAACGCCGCGCCAGCGGCTCGCGTAAGCTGCTGTTTCAACCAGCATCGGATTTTCCCGCGGCCGCGCGGGCCCGCTCGCGCCCGACCGACAGGCCCAGCCAGTAGCCGATCACGCCCGCGCCCAGTGCAGCCTGCAATGCGAACAGCAGCGAGGCGATCTCGCCGCTGGCCGGCTCGAACACGGGAGAGAACCACGGCGCATAGCCCGGCGCGATGGTGCCGATGGCTTCGCGCGCCAGGTCATCGGCGCCGCCGAACGCGGCCCCGCCGGCCAGCCACAAGGGCAGTACCGTCAGCAGCACGATCGCGATCCAGGCCAGCCAGGTGCGCGCCTTTATCTTCAACCTCATCTGTCGCCTCATGTGCGCTCCCTGCCACGGTGCGCGAACACCGGC belongs to Pseudoduganella albidiflava and includes:
- the cobJ gene encoding precorrin-3B C(17)-methyltransferase; the protein is MLVGIGPGSVDHMTARARAAIAEADVVIGYVTYIKLVADLLDGKEIIRKSMTEELDRAVSALASARAGKKVALISSGDAGVYGMAGPTYEVLFQSGWTPDDPVQVEIVPGASALNSCAALVGAPLTHDFCAISLSDLLTPWPTIARRLDAVAMADFVVALYNPKSGRRTRQIVEAQRLFLRHRRADTPVAIVKSAYRRRENIVFTTLDRMADADIGMLSTVLIGNSNTFVRDGLMVTPRGYANKYDMEEGGATRAGEKAGRSLSTGLLGWLDQLQAEHAAGATIEALAARHRLPADYIAATLAEPWEDEAVPAGEGEA
- a CDS encoding precorrin-8X methylmutase produces the protein MSSVNTVTEQLTRAGQVIEHDSFAIIDAETGPHAYTAAQWPIVRRMIHANADFDFNGLTDFHPDAVEAGIRAMLGGATPVVADVEMICSGLSQPRLAHFGMATHQFISDGDVIELARAEDTTRAVQAMRKAHRLGLLDGAIVGIGNAPTALIELVRLIREESVRPALVVGMPVGFVSAAESKDMMAQVGDVPWIVIRGRKGGSTLVVAALHALLALAEERQKNPAVARP
- a CDS encoding energy-coupling factor ABC transporter ATP-binding protein is translated as MTDHPVLELAGVDHVYPDGGTGLRGCTLALGRGRRHVLLGANGAGKSTVLRHLNGLLRPCAGELRCDGQPVGYSRAALAGLRRRVGLVFQDPERQLFAAHVGEDVSFGALNLGLDAATVAARVDAALDAVGLRDYAGRAVHHLSFGQKKRVCIAGVLAMEPEVLLLDEPMAGLDAPMQASLAALLDRLVARGVTVLLTTHDVDFAFAWADDIHLLAAGRCIASAPAGQLAARADLLQAAGHRVPLAFALHAQLAARGVLPPAPAPRSLPALLEALRALPATSTILENTA
- a CDS encoding CbiQ family ECF transporter T component; the encoded protein is MLVETAAYASRWRGVAPSAKALFALAGIAAAWIACRPATLAVLALLPMLAALLGARVPLRTWLAVARAPLGFLLLACATLPVGPGVHGNWQWNGAMVPVAVHAGLRALAVLAALLGFVLTTPLPDLLSLLRRLRTPEVLLDLMALCYRMLFVLRRAWDDGVEAQRARLGYPGWRHGWVQTWRSTGLLAGHVAQQVWLRAAALQVAADARSYTGTLRFLPAAFPRARRQNALALLAGALLVALALGDRW
- a CDS encoding energy-coupling factor ABC transporter substrate-binding protein, producing MRLKIKARTWLAWIAIVLLTVLPLWLAGGAAFGGADDLAREAIGTIAPGYAPWFSPVFEPASGEIASLLFALQAALGAGVIGYWLGLSVGRERARAAAGKSDAG
- a CDS encoding cobalt-precorrin-5B (C(1))-methyltransferase, which codes for MKEKAATERGTRTGFTTGACAAAAARAAMLGLATGRVPEEVEALLPNGSRVVFAVHDGRCGDGRAHAMVIKFAGDDPDCTDGAHLTVDLRLLPGQAGAVTWVAGDGVGTVTMKGLGLEVGGPAINPVPRKNIADNLREAAPGLLAEHGIEVTISVPDGQVMAKKTTNARLGILGGISILGTTGIVKPYSTAAWRASVVQGVQVASTAGHGMVALTTGGRTETFAMATLRGERPALPAACFVQMGDFLRYALDEAVAQGIGLVVLAVMVGKLTKIAQGETITHANRSEVDTDLVAEIGRRIGASAEDCAAMAAAETARFGAELMVERGLGEAFHRALAQAAIDTLTAPDRYGRAFQLRVLVCDFTGELVADVWSAPALPRERPASAGRTGVAHIADTET
- a CDS encoding (2Fe-2S) ferredoxin domain-containing protein; translated protein: MSDAGEVVKPKIGSYRRHLLVCTGPRCSADGASQALFDSLGDRLKEAGLTTGELRVKRSRVGCFAACKGGPIVCVQPDGTWYYNVTPENMDRIIGEHLCNGRRVDDLVFHQAGED
- the cobI gene encoding precorrin-2 C(20)-methyltransferase, coding for MDRVRAAGRERGMSGTLFGISLGPGDPGLITRAAWAALERRDAVWVYPARSGKTPSYALDIVHRAGLAPPDEHALLLFPMTHDGEKLARAWLRAAETVLPWLRAGRDVLFLVEGDASTYATFGHLARTVRALDPRVPVEIIAGVNAFTAACALADVPFAEQDDTVAIVPAAYGVSAVDRLLPDFDTLVLMKVKPILDELVDWLERRELLAGAHFIERVGAPDERRFSGDAILDLRGTKVSYLSLLIVKHPHRIRGERIKGCLRKDGPPVPHMENA
- a CDS encoding cobalamin biosynthesis protein; this translates as MSSTVETYAVGLGCDRGVALQTVREAVQAALLAAGAVPAQVTAAASITLKRDEAALLAIAGEYGWPLHFYAAAELAAVPVPHPSATVLRHTGTPSVSEAAALLAAGAGTPMTALVVEKHKHRGADGRHATVSIARRTP
- the cbiE gene encoding precorrin-6y C5,15-methyltransferase (decarboxylating) subunit CbiE is translated as MDNRIDTDDKDPNPCRVIGVLDDGVASLNATALAHLRSADVVIGGARTLALLAPELKAGTVCHDLTGRLKDVPAWVRAARADHLQCVVLATGDPLCHGIAPYLAQHLCVQALDILPNLSTLQLACARIGLAWHDAAIVSVHAKDAGEWRRGATPEHGLYGLAQALRTHARLLVLTSPDNSPDRIARLLLAEGLGDDFLMAVAENLLQPEERVLAELPMADAAGMRFAPLNVVLLWRVAPAPRPVRFGLPDTAYVQRQPEKGLITKQEVRAVSLARLQLRADSVVWDIGAGSGSVGLEAARLCPHGHVYAIEKNEADHAIAAQNHAAFGVANYSLHHGKAPEGLDAWPDPDAVFIGGSGGELAGLIGGVMTRLRPGGTLVMNFVTLENLATATAALAALEEGGAGNDFAWDVVQLQAARSKPILHMHRMAAENPVWIVCAQRAGSAA
- a CDS encoding cobalamin biosynthesis central domain-containing protein — translated: MTDFASTESNASNDVAPRLCLVAITKHGAAQAARLAADLPEADICAAAKFAGAFAGLPNRIHPYGGALRDEIGPLFAGYDQLVFFVSLGAVVRLIAPHLRSKDEDPGVIVVDDAGQYVIPVLSGHVGGANEWSERVAALLGAVSVLTTASDVGRTIPVDILGRHLGWRVEAPKINVTRVSAHVVNGEPVAFVQEAGSPHWWTRPTPLPDNIHRFTSFADVPLERYAALLWVTHAEVPPGQWEALHERLVVYRPPVDGAP
- the bluB gene encoding 5,6-dimethylbenzimidazole synthase, whose protein sequence is MTNPHQYDSDAIDAVYRAIRERRDMRHFLPDPIDPEQLARFIAAAHSAPSVGYMQPWRFLRITDAALRRRLHAHVDAERVLTAEALGERSGEFMRLKVEGILACGELLVVGLVEGRERYVFGRRTMPDMDLASASCAIQNFWLAARAEGIGVGWVSLFDPEHVRALCGMPDGSRPIALLCVGHVDEFYPEPMLQAERWDSRRDLGEILYENAWGVAAKRPAA
- the cobM gene encoding precorrin-4 C(11)-methyltransferase, encoding MTIENPGKVWFVGAGPGDPELVTVKGRRLLGEAGAVLFAGSLVDRAVTLYAPADCTIRDSKDMTLEEMTAWLVEQAALHRTVVRLQTGDPGLYGALIELARPLGAAGIEWAVVPGVSSAMASMAAAGESLTLPEVTQTVILTRVAGRTPMPEGEDLASLAAHRTTLCIFLSITLLHKVETALRAAGWPEDSPVLVVHKASWPGEEKILRGTLADIKARCREAGVASQAMIVASPTLGALHWETLARSKLYDPTFTHRYRKASA
- a CDS encoding sirohydrochlorin chelatase, whose protein sequence is MQPAPPAAAAPLTAQVSPQVSEIILIVGHGSREDSGNREIREFTEQWRARQPGWRIELCFIEFAPPELNAALLAAGRAARRVLVVPLILNAAGHVKMEIPEAIEAARAACPQAEILLAPHLGASDPVLTVLRRRLRGAMATLDMPDPTTTGVVLLGRGSSDRGANGDMAKMARWLLEEGDHELVDLAFTGITWPRLEKVVQRQVLLGMRQVVVLPYYLYTGTLMQRIHRQVEHLRAQYPQVRFACTEHFGFEAEIFALMEERVENLRAGVPDSRLPCDGCSYREIAHDLGHGHSHAHTHAPGPDHGHAHGAGDGHDHGHAHGHEHGHEHGHDHGHGHEHEHGHEHHHGHDHGKAGVPA